CGCCATGCTCTCcaagtccaccaccaccccggaCGGCTCCTTCGACACGTTTGTCTTTGGCGGCCCGGTCAACTTCCACGGATACTACCCGGGCTACAGCTACGCCGCCGTTGCCGAGTCCGACCTCTGGACCTGGGCCGTCCTCAAGGCTCACCCCCGCAACACGGCCGGTTTTGTGCGCCTTCGGTCCGCCGACCCGTTGGACGTGCCCGAGATTAACTACAACTACTTCGACACCGGCAGTGGAGACTGGAGGGCGGATATTCAGACTATTGTTGAGGGTATTGAGCTCGCGCGGGAGGCGCTGCGCAAGCAGCCTGTCCGGACGAACGAGATTCTCCCTGGTGCGGGGACGAATACGAGAGAGGAGCTGGAAGCTTACATCAAGGATACCAGCTGGGGTCATCACGCCAGCTCGACCTGCCCTATTGGTCCAGACGGTGACCCGATGGCCGTGCTGGACAGCAAGTTCCGGGTCAGAGGcgtgaaggggttgagggtggtcgATGCTAGTGTGTATCCCAGGATTCCGGGAACATTCACTGCTGTGTCGACCATGATGGTGGCCGAAAAGGCTGCGGATGACATTCTGGCCGAGGCCAACTGAGTAGGTGGTTTTGAACTTGGGCGGTTCGATGTTAATGTATGTATCGTAATAATGTATTTAAAAGCATGACGTAAATAAACTTGAATAGGGACATTGTTGAGGAGTTACTAAGCTCCCGAAGAGCTGCTCTGGTTGAGAATTGCTCAGGTGAAAAAAGTTGTGTACCTAGTCTCTTGTGTCAGTACAACTTTCAACACGAGCTTTTGAGCTCGAGCATGGCAAGGATGCCCACGAATTCTTGGCAAAGCATATTTATCCACTCTTCCATATCCAGCAAGACTTCCTTTTCGGGACCGGGGAAAAAGATCATTGGCTGTCGGTGATATTGGTGCTGACGTAGGTAGACAAGTGCGATtactcaccaccacttcaAGATTCGCCGCTGAGCCGGAATTCGAGATATCATCAGCCCACTCAACCTACATGTAAGCACCACTATGCAACCTCGTGTCTTCCAGAATTCTCGTACTGATGCTTAGCGTGCTCTCGTGATGGCCGTGCCTTAGCGGTCCTGCGAAACACCGCCTCGTAGCAACGTTACTACTCCACGAACTTCCGAAATCGATCATCGTGATACTGAGACTATTGATAATATCAGGAATGTTGAGAAACGtatgaggatggtggcggACCGCTATAAGAAGTTGAAGGCATAGCGTGAAGGCATCGCCAGGTATAAAAAGGATGCTTCCAGCTGTGTCAAGAGTTCCCTTCTCTCTATCAGCACGCAACAATTCAACATTGGATTCAATACCTACTCAACTGACATTCAATATCCCCAAGCTTCATAGCTCAACATTAAAACATCCAAGATGAAGTCCTTCGCCGCCATCATTCTCACCGCCCTGCTCGGCTCTGCCGTCGCTGCTCCCCTTGAGCCCCGTGTCGATGCTCAGGAGTTTGACGTCTCCGAGTTTACCGCCGGCTGCATCCCCCACGGAACTCTCTGCACGTATGCTTTCCATTCCCACCTCCTTCACGATCTCTTCTAACCTCTCTCCACAGCATTCGCTTCAAGGTAGCCACCAACCAGATGCCCTACGCCACCGAATGCGGCTTCTCTGGCACGCCGCTCGGCTCCAGCTCTCTTCCCGACACCGGCTTCGCCACATGTACCGACCCGAGCATCATCTGGTCGTTCCGTCGCGTCCAGACTGCTGATGCAACCGGGCCTGCTCCCTTTTACGAGCTTGCTCTGTCCAACGCGGGTCAGAACATTGCTGCGGCCAAGTTCTGGCCTGCGTCGGCTTTTCCCATCTTGCAGTCGGGCGCATCGTTTTATCAGCAGTATAATGGCGAGCAGAGGTTTGTCATTCATCAATGAGGGATTGCTGTTGGGGGTCATGGTAACCCGCTGGTATAGATGATCGTGTGGCtaggaggaagatgatggaagCACATTACCGCATAGACAAGTGGGGGAAGCAAGGCAGGGGATAGAGGCGAATAAAGTGACGGGGTTTCATCTTGTTTGTCTGTGATAGTCCCAGCCTAAGCGCATAAATGTCGCCCATTGAAAGTCCTATTCTGAAAAACATGAACACGGGAAAGGGCACCTTACCGCCTTTACGTATGCATGGTCCTCTGCCCAGCAGCCTAAGAGTCCACTCTTTGGTTCACACTATGAAAGACGCATTGCATCGCCTCACTTTTTCTTTGGTGAGCCTCATTgaaaggtaggtaggtttCTCAGTCATCGATCATTGCATCTGCCATCTCTTGAACACTAATACTTCACTTAATTGTATGTAATTTTTGTTGGAAACCAGATAGATAGTAGGAGGGGCCTAGAGGTACCTACCTCCTAGGTACCTATCTGCACACCGGAACAAGGGAAGCCCATTCCCAGTCTCAATCTATCATTGTGGCTCATCACGGCTGCAAAAACAGCCCGAAATACGGCCCAACACAGGAAGGCCAACTGCAGTCGGGCGGGATGTGAACGAACCAATCACCTACGACAAGCACATGAAGCGTTTGTTAAATATGTTCCGCTGTCTTTCCGGGTCGGCTGGGCACCTTGCTGGCACAGTCTCTATATggccaaaaaaaacctcTTGGTATGCATTGAGGCCTGCAATTGCGCACTATGCAATTCATAGCAGATTGCTGATCCATCACCTTCAGTCTTACAAATACCCAATttcatctctctctcgctctctctttctcctcttctctccttttctctcttttccctctccaacactcGTTGCCAACCTACCGAAGGTAGtcagcttttcttttccagtgTCATCTTTCTCGGCCTATTTGCCCGGCCTGCCTCTGTCTCTTGGGCTTTACAGGCCTCTCTCATCGTTACGCAATGGTGGCTTTCGAGAGTGAGGTCCTGAGCAAGCTATGCTCCCAGGATCAGCTCGAACTGCTTGACGCCATCGATCAGCTTCGCTTACAGGGGATCAATAACTATATTTCCCTTCCTCAAATCATCGTGTGTGGAGATCAATCTTCAGGCAAAAGCTCCGTGCTACAGGCCATCTCGGGGGTGTCGTTCCCAGTCAATGGAAACCTCTGCACTCGCTTTCCTACCGAGTTAGTTTTGCGCCGGACACCCCACGTAAGCGCCAAAATATCTATCGTCCCAAGCGACTCTCGGACCGAATCTGAACAGGCTTCGCTGCGTGGATTCCAGGAACAGCTAGACGACTTTGCGGGTCTCCCCAAGCTGATCGACGAGGCTAAGCTTGCGATGGGCATTTCAACACATGGTAAAGCCTTCGCCA
The window above is part of the Podospora bellae-mahoneyi strain CBS 112042 chromosome 3, whole genome shotgun sequence genome. Proteins encoded here:
- a CDS encoding hypothetical protein (EggNog:ENOG503PHNN), which codes for MKSFAAIILTALLGSAVAAPLEPRVDAQEFDVSEFTAGCIPHGTLCTIRFKVATNQMPYATECGFSGTPLGSSSLPDTGFATCTDPSIIWSFRRVQTADATGPAPFYELALSNAGQNIAAAKFWPASAFPILQSGASFYQQYNGEQRFVIHQ